The following DNA comes from Chitinophaga nivalis.
ATTTTGTATCCCTACCCGTATCCGGCAATGTTACCAAATTATGAACAAAAAACTGACAATGCAGGGCGTAGTTAATTTATGCCTTAATAATTGTAAAGATGCTGAAATATGTTTTTCTACAGTACGGGGAGAAATGTTCATCTGTGCTGCAATTTCCTGGTAAGACATTCCTTGCTCTCTGCTCAGTATGAAAGCCTTGCGACGTTGTGCGGGTAATGTTGCCAGTGCTTCATAATAACAGGTTTTCATCTCATTGAGGTGCATGGATTCTTCTACATGATTATAGGAGGCGGATAGATCATCTTCCAGGGAAGCGGTTACCGGAGTAGCCAGCACCGCCTGTTTAAGATGGTTGTATAGTTGATTCCGGGCACTTACAAACAAATAGGCTTCGATGTTTTTTTCTGTTGAAAGGCTGTCCTGTTTTGTCCATAAGTTAGCAAATACCTCCTGTAACAGGTCTTCGGCTACAACATCGCTTTTTACATATTTTTTGAAATAAAAGAAGATTTTAGCGCCATAGGTGCGAAATAAGTGTGTAAACAACTCATGTGCAGGAAGGTTGTTGGCCTCAGGTAAGGCGATATGTAGGATCCTATGTGGCATTATTTAAAAAAGCAAAGAAAGAGAAATATTATTAAAGTAATGTTAAGTCTTTGTCAATGACGAGGAGGTGGTGAAAAATAGGGGAGATGGGGTGGGGACTGACGACTATGATAACCATTAACAAGGGGCGACGGATTCAAGCTATTGTTATTATTGTTTGTTTTTATGTCCTGCCTCATAATACGGCGCCCTCTGCGTATTATGAGGCAGGACATAAAAACACGTTTGTAAAAGAAATAGCAGGAAGTCTGCGGACTGTTGGCTGCATGTTTATTTTTCTCTCTTATTAAACGCCACTATTCCGCCTGCTTCCTTTTAGCCGCCTGTTTTCTGTCAAACCGCTCCTTTGCCACGCCGTGGGCTTCCGCTATATACCGGATTGTTGCCGGTAACTTATTTTCATCAGGATTCAGGATACAGATAAAGTGCTGAGCCGCATAATCCGGATGCGGCATAAAGCTGTTGAGCGTCGTATAATCCCATACGGTGGTCAGGTCTGTGAACAGCTGATGAAAAGTGTTTTTTGATAGCCCGATATTGACCCGGAATACCCCCTCCCGGTTCAGGTTTGATTGATGATCATACTCATTGTCGGCGGTGGCAATGGTGACGAAAGGTAGTACCTGATCAGCCCCATAGAAGAAGAAAATATATCCAAAACTATCCATTCGGGTGACGTTGGGCAGCTGTTCCGTAATGTACTGTTCAATGGCTTGTAATGACATAACAGGTGTGTTGTTGCTAATTGCAAACTTCGTCATGTTACCCTACATTTACAAGTAGTTACCATTTTGGTAGATAGTAACATCCAGTAAAGTAATAAGGTAAATATGGCATTACAGGAGATGGAAAAAATGAAAAAAATGATTTGTCCCTTTCAGGAGGCGATGGATCTCATATCCGGAAAGTGGACGATGTCCATCATTAATACCCTGATGGGAGGAAAGATGCGGTTTAAAGAGCTGGAAAGAAGTGTGGTGGGCATTAATACAAGAATGCTGGTGAAAGAACTGAAACAACTGGAGAGCAGGAAAATTATTCATCGGGAGGCTTTTGCCACAGTGCCGCCAACGGTGGAATATACTTTAACCGAAAAAGGCTTAACCTTAAAGCCGGTGCTGATGGAAATACAAGGGTGGGCCATGAAGCACATGGAGAAATAGTCCGGATAGAGACATGATCTGCACGCTATGTTTGCTGCCGGATGGAGGAGGATTATGGTTCCAGTAATGCCGGATCAAATGTGTAGGGAAGCAGGGTAGTAGGTGGTTCGGTCGTTTCCAGATTCATTCTAAGTACGGTACGTGTAGAAAAGCCGGTTTCTGCGGGTATTTTATTATCTAAAAACCGAAGATCGGAGAAATGATCCAACAGGATGTTGGCAGCGATGGAGATTTCGGCCTTAGCCAACATGGCGCCAACACAAAAATGCCGGCCGGTACCAAAAGCAACATGATTGGCACTGCCAATAAATGCTTTGTTCACATCCAGGTCTGGTCTGTTAATATCAAAAGTATCAGGGTGACTGAATTTTCTGCTGTCTCTGTTGGCGGCACCAATGATACATAATACCCTGGCATGTGCGGGAATCATACCACCAGCTATATAATAATCTTCTATTGGTTGTCTTAACATAATTTGTGCCGGTGCGTTTAAACGCAATGTTTCGGCGATCGCATGGCTAACCAGGTGTCTGTTGTGGCGTACCAACGCCAATTGATCCGGGTGTGCAATCAGGTTTCTGAATAAACTTCTCAACGTTCTGTCCACCGTTTCGATGCCGGCAGATATCAAGCTGCCAATAGCATCAATAATATCCTGGTCTGTCATTTTTATGCCGTGTATTTCAGCTGAACTAAGCAGGGAAATCAGCCCCGGACCAGGTTGTAGCCGGTATTGTCTTATCAGCGGATACATATAGTTGCATAATGCGATCACCATACGGGAGCCTTCCGCTTTAATAGCCGGATTTCCGGCGAAGTTGCCGAGATTCCGGACAATGGTTTTATAACACTGTTGAATGAAGGACAAATCTTTGGGATCTACACCCAGGATGGCTGTCATGACAGCAATCGGCAACCGGGCCGCAAAATCGCTGACAAAATTGAACTGTTTCCTGCCCAGCAATCCCTCCATCAATGCCTGTACCTGTTTGATAATGACAGGGATGGTATGCTGCATCAGGTCTTTCCCCCGTAGCGGAGTGCTGATCATATTGCGGAATACAATATGCTCCTGTCCTTCCAGTTGTATCAGTGTTTTACGGAACATGTGGCCAAAAAGATCATCATTGCAGGCCGTTGAAAAGAGGGGGTCTTTCAGTGCCAGTGCCACATCTTCATAACGGGTGAGCAGGTAGGCATTTGTAGGCGCATGAAAGTAAAGGGGATACCTGGCCTGCATAATGCGATAATAACGAAAAGGGGATTTCAGAAATTCCGGAGAATTGTAATCCAGTTTAAAGAGTGACGGACGACTATTTTCCATAAACGTATTGCTTTATTGAAAACAAGGATGCGGATCGGGTATTTTAGATGCTTGGTCAGGGGCCCGGAGAACGCCGGCACTATTTCGGGAGTAGGGGTGTCAATACATTTTCGAAGCAATGGAAATAGTGAGGCGCTACCTTACGAATGTACGGGTATTAATTGAATGTTTGCCGGAACAAATAAAGGGAGGGAATGAAGGAGCCTGTTTTTAAATACAGCTTTACCATATGGAGATGATCTGTTGGTAACTATTACAGCAGGCTTCCTTTTAAAACCTGCTGTAATAATTTGCTCATAAATACATCGTTAGAAAGGAAGACACTTCCCTGGAAATTCATTAACAGTATAGCCCGGATGAATACCGCAAATGAAAACAGTAAAGTAGCCTTTTATAAAACACTTAATAGCTGGTGCTATTAATGCCCTTGTGTTTTACACTAACAAATACCCGCATTCTGTGAAATGCAGGGAGTATAGCTATCGCACTGGCATATGCTGGGTTGCAGTGTCAGTGGGCCTTTCCCGCCGTTGATGGTTTCAGTATGCTGCAGTACAGCAATTTTAATTTTGTTCAGACTTAATTTTTTTGACATTTTTTTCTTCATGGATAATTGTTTTTATAATGGACGTGAAATAAAACGTGGACTTTTAACAAAGAGGTGCGTGTATACAATAATCAGCAGAGATCATCCGTGTTATGGAGGAAGATCCCATCATGGTGTGACAGGTGGTTAATCATTGTTTGCATCTATATAAGGGTATGCTGTTGGTCTGTTCATAGCGGTTTCCGGCGCGATAAACGCTTCCTGCCGGGCAGGTTTTTAAAAGTGGACATGTTCATTTGACAGACACAAATATTCGACTTTTATCAGAATAGTAGCTGATGGAAATTACCTGTTTGTTTGCAAATTTTAACAAGGCTGTTTCATCATTAGCAGAGGAGAATGATCGGAAAAAGCAGCCCGATGTTACCTGGGAATATACCCTGTTTTTGATGGCGGCTCCTGATAAGTACCGGAGGCTGCTATTATTGGCACCGGAAACCGCCCCCGTTTTTTCCGCTTTTAGCCACCGGTATCCAATGTGAAGCCTTGATTGGGGGGCCGTGCATCCTTATTGCCAGATAAGGGCCCCCGCTTGTTTACAGGCGGTTTTTTCCATGGAAAACGGCTATTAGTCTTTGTTAAATAAAATTTTCGGCCAAAAAATGTGTAATAATTAGTATTTTCCTTATCATTACTCAATTGTCTTGTCAATCGTTTAAATAAGAAAGTATGTTATCACAGAAAATGAAAGATGCGCTCAATGAGCAAATACTGATGGAAGCACAATCCTCACAGGCTTACCTGGCAATGGGTAGCTGGTCTGAGATTCAGCCTGGTTTGAAAGGGGTAACAAAATTCTTTTTCCGTCATAGTGATGAAGAGCGTATGCATATGTTGAAGTTGATCCATTATGTGAATGAAAGAGGTGGATTTGCCATGATACCAGCCCTGGAACAGCCGGTAATGACCTTTGTTTCACTGAAAAGCGCCTTCGAACAGCTGCTCAAACATGAAATCAGAGTGAGCGAAAGCATCAATAACCTGGTAGAAATAGCGTTATCTGAAAAGGATTATGCTACCCATAATTTCCTGCAATGGTATGTAATGGAACAAATGGAAGAAGAAAGACTGGCAAGGGAATGTAATGACAAGCTGGAGATGATCGGTGAAGATAAAAGCGGTCTGTATCTCTTTGACAGAGACGTGATGACCTTAGATCAGGAATAGGCAATTCGTTAACCGGTACTTTTTAATCCGGTTATGAAACCATATAATAAAGCTTTGATGTAAGTAATTACAGGAGATCTTTTAACAAATGATCTGTTGTAATTACTTACCCGATAAAGTAAATACCCCCGGGACTTTCTCTTTCCCACATCCGTATTTTCGCAGGGAATCCCGCATAATTTCCACATAACCCCGGAATAATATGCCAGTACTAGCCTGCCAGCGTATCGCTTATCGTTAACACCCCCATTTTATTCGCGCAAAGTTGCCGCAAAACCTGTTTCATCATGCTACTGCTGTTTCCCATCAACATAAAGGGGAATAGTAGGCCACTACGGCTTTCGCTATGTTTATAACAGCATTTGAATCGTTGCCGATGGTCCGGACAATTACGTTAAAATATGCGTATTACTGGATAAAAACGGGTACAGGCCTAATAGCGTAATCTCCTAATTTCGCACGGCCCGCGATATCGTTGAACCATAGCCGTGCCTGTTGTATCATCAGCTCACCTGTGCTGATTGTATTGAACAGGCGCGTAAAACAGCTCATCCATTGTCCCCTTTTTTTCAAAATAAGCATGACTATATGAAACCATACTTTGTGTATTGTCTGACTATCTGCCTGGGTTTTGCGGCAGGATTGCAGGCACAGGATTATCGGCTCTCTTCTCCTGATGGAAAAGTCACCGTGGCCATCTTTGTAAAGGATAGTTTACATTTCTCCGTAAGCAATAACAAGGAAATCTGTATTACGCGAATGGATGCACACCTGGCACTCGCGGGAGGCAAACAGCCTGGTATTGCAGGAAAGGTCG
Coding sequences within:
- a CDS encoding winged helix-turn-helix transcriptional regulator — its product is MALQEMEKMKKMICPFQEAMDLISGKWTMSIINTLMGGKMRFKELERSVVGINTRMLVKELKQLESRKIIHREAFATVPPTVEYTLTEKGLTLKPVLMEIQGWAMKHMEK
- a CDS encoding cytochrome P450; its protein translation is MENSRPSLFKLDYNSPEFLKSPFRYYRIMQARYPLYFHAPTNAYLLTRYEDVALALKDPLFSTACNDDLFGHMFRKTLIQLEGQEHIVFRNMISTPLRGKDLMQHTIPVIIKQVQALMEGLLGRKQFNFVSDFAARLPIAVMTAILGVDPKDLSFIQQCYKTIVRNLGNFAGNPAIKAEGSRMVIALCNYMYPLIRQYRLQPGPGLISLLSSAEIHGIKMTDQDIIDAIGSLISAGIETVDRTLRSLFRNLIAHPDQLALVRHNRHLVSHAIAETLRLNAPAQIMLRQPIEDYYIAGGMIPAHARVLCIIGAANRDSRKFSHPDTFDINRPDLDVNKAFIGSANHVAFGTGRHFCVGAMLAKAEISIAANILLDHFSDLRFLDNKIPAETGFSTRTVLRMNLETTEPPTTLLPYTFDPALLEP
- a CDS encoding DUF6194 family protein; its protein translation is MTKFAISNNTPVMSLQAIEQYITEQLPNVTRMDSFGYIFFFYGADQVLPFVTIATADNEYDHQSNLNREGVFRVNIGLSKNTFHQLFTDLTTVWDYTTLNSFMPHPDYAAQHFICILNPDENKLPATIRYIAEAHGVAKERFDRKQAAKRKQAE
- a CDS encoding class I lanthipeptide is translated as MKKKMSKKLSLNKIKIAVLQHTETINGGKGPLTLQPSICQCDSYTPCISQNAGIC
- a CDS encoding ferritin — its product is MLSQKMKDALNEQILMEAQSSQAYLAMGSWSEIQPGLKGVTKFFFRHSDEERMHMLKLIHYVNERGGFAMIPALEQPVMTFVSLKSAFEQLLKHEIRVSESINNLVEIALSEKDYATHNFLQWYVMEQMEEERLARECNDKLEMIGEDKSGLYLFDRDVMTLDQE
- a CDS encoding RNA polymerase sigma-70 factor; this encodes MPHRILHIALPEANNLPAHELFTHLFRTYGAKIFFYFKKYVKSDVVAEDLLQEVFANLWTKQDSLSTEKNIEAYLFVSARNQLYNHLKQAVLATPVTASLEDDLSASYNHVEESMHLNEMKTCYYEALATLPAQRRKAFILSREQGMSYQEIAAQMNISPRTVEKHISASLQLLRHKLTTPCIVSFLFIIW